A window of Nomascus leucogenys isolate Asia chromosome X, Asia_NLE_v1, whole genome shotgun sequence contains these coding sequences:
- the SLC38A5 gene encoding LOW QUALITY PROTEIN: sodium-coupled neutral amino acid transporter 5 (The sequence of the model RefSeq protein was modified relative to this genomic sequence to represent the inferred CDS: deleted 1 base in 1 codon) produces the protein MELQDPKMNGALPSDAVGYRQEREGFLPSRGPAPGSKPVQFMDFEGKTSFGMSVFNLSNAIMGSGILGLAYAMAHTGVIFFLALLLCIALLSSYSIHLLLTCAGIAGIRAYEQLGQRAFGPAGKVVVAAVICLHNVGAMSSYLFIIKSELPLVIGTFLYMDPEGDWFLKGNLLIIIVSVLIILPLALMKHLGYLGYTSGLSLTCMLFFLVSVIYKKFQLGCAIGRNETAMESEAPVGLPSQGFNSSCEAQMFTVDSQMSYTVPIMAFAFVCHPEVLPIYTELCR, from the exons ATGGAACTGCAGGATCCAAAGATGAATGGAGCCCTCCCTTCGGATGCTGTGGG CTACAGGCAAGAACGTGAGGGCTTCCTGCCCAGTCGTGGTCCTGCTCCTGGGAGCAAGCCAGTCCAGTTCATGGAT TTCGAGGGGAAGACATCGTTTGGAATGTCAGTGTTCAACCTCAGCAACGCCATCATGGGCAGCGGCATCCTGGGGCTGGCCTATGCCATGGCCCACACGGGGGTTATCTTCTTCCT GGCCCTGCTACTGTGCATTGCGCTTCTGTCGTCCTACTCCATCCACCTCCTGCTGACCTGTGCCGGTATTGCAG GCATCCGAGCCTATGAGCAGCTGGGACAGAGGGCATTCGGGCCTGCGGGGAAGGTAGTGGTGGCCGCAGTCATCTGTCTGCACAATGTTGGGG CCATGTCCAGTTACCTGTTCATCATCAAATCTGAGCTCCCCCTGGTTATCGGCACCTTCCTGTACATGGACCCCGAGGG GGACTGGTTCTTGAAGGGAAACCTCCTCATCATCATTGTCAGTGTGTTAATCATCCTGCCCCTGGCCCTCATGAAACACTTGG GCTACCTGGGGTACACCAGTGGTCTCTCTCTGACCTGCATGCTG TTTTTCCTTGTTTCG GTCATCTACAAGAAGTTCCAGCTTGGCTGTGCTATAGGCCGCAATGAAACAGCAATGGAGAGTGAAGCTCCCGTGGGACTCCCCAGCCAAGGGTTCAACAGCAGCTGTGAGGCCCAGATGTTCACAGTTGACTCACAG ATGTCCTACACAGTGCCCATTATGGCTTTTGCTTTTGTCTGCCACCCTGAGGTGCTACCCATCTATACGGAGCTCTGCCGGTGA